A region from the Sandaracinus amylolyticus genome encodes:
- a CDS encoding DUF4832 domain-containing protein, whose protein sequence is MAIERASRSRASSFVSDLRVACLLALATTTSCTFDAPRIEGRACPCPTGYVCVADVCARQAGEGDAGVSGDAPTRARTYTEITTPILNPERGFFAGADLTTLTNADFLAVERGVTLTYDLVLLEPYRETALPTTFLDALERGLGELRESGASAVLRFSYNEADGGADATLSQILAHIEQLRGVLSRNADVIATIEAGFIGVYGEWRESSHGNEGPPQQRAVVEALLDALEERTALVRRPELKSDMYGNPVAVGMAWSDAYASRVGHHNECFLGSEDDGGTFAGAVDRWRDYMESESPFVPVGGSMCQPSGRANCATALSELALFHYTFLSDDYNTEVLDALEAEGCMDEIQSRLGYRFVLGSAEIPDAIRPGGSFRLRAQLENRGFAAPMNRRDVWLVIEGPGVRHEVELPGTDVRRFVPGQAHALDARIRLPASIAPGTYRVALWVPSRSESVRDRAEYAIRFANEDTWDLGLNVLGEIEVRDNAEGESDPEATALRVLF, encoded by the coding sequence ATGGCGATCGAGCGCGCATCTCGGAGCAGGGCGTCGAGCTTCGTTTCTGATCTGCGCGTCGCGTGCCTCCTCGCGCTCGCCACGACGACGTCGTGCACCTTCGATGCGCCTCGCATCGAAGGTCGTGCTTGCCCCTGTCCGACTGGCTACGTGTGCGTCGCCGACGTGTGCGCGCGCCAGGCCGGCGAAGGCGATGCGGGCGTCAGCGGCGACGCACCGACCCGCGCGCGCACCTACACCGAGATCACCACGCCGATTCTGAACCCCGAGCGCGGCTTCTTCGCGGGCGCCGATCTCACGACGCTCACCAACGCCGACTTCCTCGCGGTCGAGCGCGGCGTGACGCTCACGTACGATCTCGTGCTGCTCGAGCCCTATCGCGAGACCGCGCTGCCGACGACGTTCCTCGACGCGCTCGAGCGCGGGCTCGGCGAGCTGCGCGAGTCCGGCGCGTCCGCGGTGCTGCGCTTTTCGTACAACGAGGCCGACGGCGGCGCCGACGCGACGCTCTCGCAGATCCTCGCGCACATCGAGCAGCTGCGCGGCGTGCTCTCGCGCAACGCCGACGTGATCGCGACGATCGAAGCCGGCTTCATCGGCGTGTACGGCGAGTGGCGCGAGTCGAGCCACGGCAACGAGGGACCGCCGCAGCAGCGCGCGGTCGTCGAGGCGCTGCTCGACGCGCTCGAGGAGCGCACCGCGCTGGTGCGCCGCCCCGAGCTCAAGAGCGACATGTACGGGAATCCCGTCGCGGTCGGGATGGCGTGGAGCGACGCGTACGCGTCGCGCGTCGGGCACCACAACGAGTGCTTCCTCGGCAGCGAGGACGACGGCGGGACGTTCGCGGGCGCCGTGGATCGCTGGCGCGACTACATGGAATCGGAGTCGCCCTTCGTGCCGGTCGGAGGATCGATGTGTCAGCCCTCGGGGCGCGCCAACTGCGCCACGGCGCTCTCCGAGCTCGCGCTGTTCCACTACACGTTCTTGAGCGACGACTACAACACCGAGGTGCTCGACGCGCTCGAGGCCGAAGGGTGCATGGACGAGATCCAGTCGCGCCTCGGATATCGATTCGTGCTCGGGAGCGCGGAGATTCCCGACGCGATCAGGCCCGGCGGCTCGTTCCGACTGCGCGCGCAGCTCGAGAACCGCGGGTTCGCGGCGCCCATGAACCGCCGCGACGTCTGGCTCGTGATCGAAGGGCCGGGCGTGCGTCACGAGGTCGAGCTGCCCGGCACCGACGTGCGGCGTTTCGTGCCCGGGCAGGCTCACGCGCTCGATGCGCGCATCCGACTGCCCGCGTCGATCGCGCCGGGGACCTATCGAGTCGCGCTCTGGGTCCCGTCGCGCTCGGAGAGCGTGCGTGATCGCGCGGAGTACGCGATTCGATTCGCGAACGAAGACACGTGGGATCTCGGCCTGAACGTGCTCGGCGAGATCGAGGTGCGAGACAACGCGGAGGGCGAGAGCGACCCCGAGGCGACCGCGCTGCGCGTGCTGTTCTGA
- a CDS encoding LuxR C-terminal-related transcriptional regulator codes for MRGASNEEIAAAWHRSISVVELHVSSVLRKAGVGSRTELVSRCLGG; via the coding sequence GTGCGCGGCGCGTCGAACGAGGAAATCGCGGCGGCGTGGCACCGATCGATCTCGGTCGTCGAGCTCCACGTGTCGTCGGTGCTCCGGAAGGCGGGTGTGGGCTCGCGCACCGAGCTCGTCTCGCGCTGCCTCGGCGGCTGA
- a CDS encoding sigma 54-interacting transcriptional regulator, with product MAWDEEVTAQAGAEAIATTSAELSLVHVHGPGLSSAVTMPLLDALVIGRAREPGVYAIPDARISRKHVRLVPEGDRVRVEDTSTNGTFVMGARVQRAIATDGDVIRTGDSLFVVRLRARGAIDASVAALLGTAPSMQRLRGAIGTVAPHDVPILVLGESGTGKELVARALHDTSGRSGAFVALNCGAIPEALAESQLFGHVAGAFTGARSDFPGVLRQAHGGTLFLDEIGEMPLAIQAKLLRALEERAVTPVGSTKTFAAQATIVAATHRDLRTAVDEGRFRGDLYSRLAGVVLRTPPLRERREDVLALVERTLGRSTSELDADLAEALLLHPWPFNVRELIRVATELRIRAAEGPLTLATIVDRLDVPALSARRVAVSTATTMESEAVVLVAPTIAPSPPAIVAPLRKKKSRPQRPPPDRAELAGLVEEHGTNVSRIARALGYSRRQTRRFLITFGWMSEDDAHE from the coding sequence ATGGCGTGGGACGAGGAAGTCACCGCCCAGGCGGGAGCCGAGGCGATCGCGACGACGAGCGCGGAGCTCTCGCTGGTGCACGTGCACGGGCCGGGGCTCTCGAGCGCGGTGACGATGCCACTGCTCGACGCGCTGGTGATCGGGCGCGCGCGTGAGCCGGGCGTCTACGCGATCCCCGACGCGCGCATCTCGCGCAAGCACGTGCGGCTCGTGCCCGAGGGCGATCGGGTGCGCGTCGAGGACACGAGCACCAACGGCACGTTCGTGATGGGCGCGCGCGTGCAGCGCGCGATCGCAACGGATGGTGACGTGATCCGCACCGGGGACTCGCTCTTCGTGGTGCGACTCCGCGCGCGCGGCGCGATCGACGCGAGCGTCGCCGCCCTCCTCGGCACCGCGCCGAGCATGCAGCGGTTGCGCGGCGCGATCGGCACCGTCGCGCCCCACGACGTCCCGATCCTCGTGCTCGGCGAGAGCGGCACCGGCAAGGAGCTCGTCGCGCGCGCGCTGCACGACACGAGCGGGCGCAGCGGCGCGTTCGTCGCGCTCAACTGCGGCGCGATCCCGGAGGCGCTCGCAGAGAGCCAGCTCTTCGGGCACGTCGCGGGCGCGTTCACCGGCGCGCGCAGCGACTTCCCCGGCGTGCTGCGACAGGCGCACGGAGGCACGCTCTTCCTCGACGAGATCGGCGAGATGCCGCTCGCGATCCAGGCGAAGCTGCTGCGCGCGCTCGAAGAGCGCGCGGTGACGCCGGTCGGATCGACCAAGACGTTCGCGGCGCAGGCGACGATCGTCGCCGCGACGCATCGCGATCTGCGCACCGCGGTCGACGAGGGTCGGTTCCGCGGCGATCTCTACTCGCGCCTCGCCGGTGTCGTGCTGCGCACGCCGCCGCTGCGCGAGCGGCGCGAGGACGTGCTCGCGCTCGTCGAGCGCACGCTCGGTCGATCGACGTCCGAGCTCGACGCGGATCTCGCGGAGGCGCTGCTGCTGCATCCGTGGCCGTTCAACGTGCGCGAGCTGATCCGCGTCGCGACCGAGCTGCGCATCCGCGCGGCGGAGGGGCCGCTGACGCTCGCGACGATCGTCGATCGCCTGGACGTGCCCGCGCTGTCGGCGCGCCGCGTCGCGGTGAGCACGGCGACGACGATGGAGAGCGAGGCCGTGGTGCTCGTCGCGCCGACGATCGCGCCGAGCCCGCCCGCGATCGTCGCGCCGCTGCGCAAGAAGAAGTCGCGTCCCCAGCGTCCGCCGCCCGATCGCGCGGAGCTCGCAGGTCTCGTCGAGGAGCACGGCACGAACGTCTCGCGCATCGCGCGCGCGCTCGGGTACTCGCGGCGGCAGACGCGGCGATTCCTGATCACGTTCGGGTGGATGAGCGAGGACGACGCGCACGAGTGA
- a CDS encoding serine/threonine-protein kinase, translated as MHERLVPGATLGGYVVERHLARGGMADVYLARDRASGAHVALKVIAADVEVVQRELEHEARAATCVRHPNVAATIAAGVDAGRAFLVMEHVDGVSVRDLLGALTRVVVPIAVRLHVVAGAARGLDAAHEARDARGAPLGLVHRDVSPSNLLLARSGEVRVIDFGIAKTRERATQTRLGVLKGKLSYMSPEQAAGARLDARSDLFSLGIVLHELLSERKLFAAASPAELRRLVVRAEIPPLPAHVPAPIAELVAAMLQRDPASRPASAREIAETLERALRGDEAAQLAPIVDALVDGRAHEDALYDAATRIDELD; from the coding sequence GTGCACGAACGGCTCGTTCCCGGCGCGACGCTCGGCGGCTACGTCGTCGAGCGTCATCTCGCGCGTGGCGGCATGGCGGACGTCTATCTCGCGCGCGATCGCGCGAGCGGTGCGCACGTCGCGCTCAAGGTGATCGCGGCCGACGTCGAGGTGGTGCAGCGCGAGCTCGAGCACGAGGCGCGCGCCGCGACGTGCGTGCGTCATCCGAACGTGGCCGCGACCATCGCGGCGGGTGTCGACGCGGGACGTGCGTTCCTCGTCATGGAGCACGTCGACGGCGTCTCGGTGCGCGATCTGCTCGGCGCGCTGACCCGCGTCGTGGTGCCGATCGCGGTGCGGCTCCACGTCGTCGCGGGCGCGGCGCGCGGCCTCGACGCGGCGCACGAGGCGCGCGACGCGCGTGGCGCACCGCTCGGTCTCGTCCACCGCGACGTGAGCCCGTCGAACCTGCTGCTCGCGCGCAGCGGCGAGGTCCGGGTGATCGACTTCGGCATCGCGAAGACGCGCGAGCGCGCGACGCAGACTCGGCTCGGCGTGCTCAAGGGGAAGCTCTCGTACATGTCGCCCGAGCAGGCCGCGGGGGCGCGGCTCGACGCGCGCAGCGATCTCTTCTCGCTCGGGATCGTGCTCCACGAGCTGCTCTCGGAGCGGAAGCTCTTCGCGGCCGCGAGCCCTGCGGAGCTGCGCCGTCTCGTGGTGCGCGCGGAGATCCCGCCGCTCCCTGCGCACGTCCCCGCGCCGATCGCGGAGCTCGTCGCCGCGATGCTGCAGCGCGATCCCGCATCACGCCCTGCGAGCGCGAGAGAGATCGCGGAGACGCTCGAGCGCGCGCTACGAGGCGACGAAGCGGCGCAGCTCGCGCCGATCGTGGACGCGCTGGTCGATGGGCGCGCACACGAGGACGCGCTCTACGACGCCGCGACGCGGATCGACGAGCTCGACTGA
- a CDS encoding alpha-ketoacid dehydrogenase subunit beta, translating into MTQKNMVQAINEALRLEMRRDERVVVMGEDVGKVGGVFRVTQGLWDEFGDGRVIDTPLNEGGIIGTAIGMAAYGMRPVPEIQFADFIYPAFDQIVSEAAKSRYRSGGEYPCPMVIRTPYGGGIKGGAYHSQSPEALFIHTAGLKVVCPSNPYDAKGLLAAAIQDDDPVLFFEPKRVYRAVKMDVPDEAYTLPLGEAKVVREGDSLTLVAWGAMLYEALSAAEQVAEQGISCEVIDLRTLWPLDLDTIVRSVEKTGRIVVVHEAPKACGFGAEILQLVSEKSFLHFQAPPARVTGWDTPFPYTLENEYLPLAHRVVPQLIATANY; encoded by the coding sequence ATGACGCAGAAGAACATGGTGCAGGCGATCAACGAGGCGCTCCGCCTCGAGATGCGCCGCGACGAGCGCGTGGTCGTGATGGGCGAGGACGTCGGCAAGGTCGGCGGCGTCTTCCGCGTGACGCAGGGCCTCTGGGACGAGTTCGGCGACGGCCGCGTGATCGACACGCCGCTCAACGAGGGCGGGATCATCGGCACCGCGATCGGCATGGCGGCGTACGGGATGCGCCCGGTGCCCGAGATCCAGTTCGCCGACTTCATCTATCCCGCGTTCGATCAGATCGTCAGCGAGGCCGCGAAGTCCCGCTATCGCTCGGGCGGCGAGTACCCGTGCCCGATGGTGATCCGCACGCCGTACGGCGGCGGCATCAAGGGCGGCGCGTACCACTCGCAGTCGCCCGAGGCGCTCTTCATCCACACCGCGGGCCTGAAGGTCGTGTGCCCGAGCAACCCGTACGACGCGAAGGGCCTGCTCGCGGCGGCGATCCAGGACGACGATCCGGTGCTCTTCTTCGAGCCGAAGCGCGTGTACCGCGCGGTGAAGATGGACGTGCCGGACGAGGCGTACACGCTGCCGCTCGGCGAGGCGAAGGTGGTGCGCGAGGGAGACTCGCTCACGCTGGTCGCGTGGGGCGCGATGCTCTACGAGGCGCTGAGCGCGGCGGAGCAGGTCGCGGAGCAGGGCATCTCGTGCGAGGTGATCGATCTGCGCACGCTGTGGCCGCTCGACCTCGACACGATCGTGCGCAGCGTCGAGAAGACCGGGCGTATCGTGGTCGTGCACGAGGCGCCGAAGGCGTGCGGGTTCGGCGCGGAGATCCTGCAGCTCGTCAGCGAGAAGTCGTTCCTGCACTTCCAGGCGCCGCCGGCGCGCGTGACGGGCTGGGACACGCCGTTCCCGTACACGCTCGAGAACGAGTACCTGCCGCTCGCGCACCGCGTCGTTCCCCAGCTCATCGCCACTGCGAATTACTGA
- a CDS encoding A24 family peptidase has product MIAAGTVAAIAATAVAALGAWTDARTGRIPNAITLPALALALIAHLVSGGVDALLTAALGTLAAGLVPYLLFRKGAMGGGDVKLFAALGAMLGPSIGVEAQWWAFVVGMLYVLGRQAYEGTLGRMLTRTARVAVRAVVRSDEAHEDDARTSVRLGPAILCGLVLALIT; this is encoded by the coding sequence ATGATCGCGGCGGGCACGGTCGCCGCGATCGCGGCGACCGCCGTCGCGGCGCTCGGCGCGTGGACCGACGCGCGCACCGGGCGCATCCCCAACGCGATCACGCTGCCCGCGCTCGCCCTCGCGCTGATCGCGCACCTCGTGAGCGGGGGAGTCGACGCGCTGCTCACGGCCGCGCTCGGCACGCTCGCAGCGGGGCTCGTGCCGTACCTGCTCTTCCGCAAGGGCGCGATGGGCGGCGGCGACGTGAAGCTCTTCGCGGCGCTGGGCGCGATGCTCGGCCCGAGCATCGGCGTCGAGGCCCAGTGGTGGGCGTTCGTGGTCGGAATGCTCTACGTGCTCGGGCGCCAGGCGTACGAAGGAACGCTCGGACGCATGCTGACGCGCACGGCGCGCGTCGCGGTCCGCGCAGTGGTGCGCAGCGACGAAGCGCACGAGGACGACGCGCGCACGAGCGTGCGGCTCGGCCCGGCGATCCTGTGCGGGCTCGTGCTCGCGCTCATCACCTGA
- a CDS encoding tetratricopeptide repeat protein: MPFLVALALLLLVVPTAEAQRDRRARSRADTLFHAAEIAYDEGRYEAAAQLLEEAISVRPTAAFQFNLGRCYERLERWDDAERAYLVYLASIRDRAQRQRVEERLVVVREESARARQREEEARAAAAAVPLEPEPEPAVIAPAPAGPSLTPTPFVLGGVGIAGLAVGGALTALALDADAQSQHPSTSGRDAADAHARANDLALGATIAWAVGAGLLVTGTIWLIVELSSGGSSDGDRARISEQGVELRF; the protein is encoded by the coding sequence ATGCCTTTCTTGGTCGCGCTCGCACTGCTGCTCCTGGTCGTACCGACCGCCGAAGCACAGCGGGACCGACGCGCGCGCTCACGGGCCGACACGCTCTTCCACGCTGCCGAGATCGCGTACGACGAAGGTCGCTACGAGGCCGCCGCGCAGCTCCTCGAAGAGGCGATCTCGGTGCGCCCGACCGCCGCGTTCCAGTTCAACCTCGGCCGCTGTTACGAGCGCCTCGAGCGCTGGGACGACGCGGAGCGCGCGTATCTCGTGTACCTCGCGTCGATCCGCGATCGCGCCCAGCGACAGCGCGTCGAGGAACGGCTCGTCGTGGTGCGCGAGGAGAGCGCACGCGCGCGTCAGCGCGAAGAGGAAGCGCGCGCCGCGGCGGCTGCGGTGCCGCTCGAGCCCGAGCCGGAGCCCGCGGTGATCGCGCCCGCACCGGCCGGCCCGAGCCTGACGCCCACGCCCTTCGTCCTCGGCGGCGTGGGCATCGCGGGGCTCGCGGTCGGCGGCGCGCTCACCGCGCTCGCGCTCGACGCGGACGCGCAGTCGCAGCACCCATCGACCTCGGGCCGCGATGCCGCCGACGCCCACGCGCGCGCCAACGATCTCGCGCTCGGCGCGACGATCGCATGGGCCGTGGGCGCTGGGCTGCTCGTCACCGGGACCATCTGGCTGATCGTGGAGCTCTCGAGCGGAGGATCGAGCGATGGCGATCGAGCGCGCATCTCGGAGCAGGGCGTCGAGCTTCGTTTCTGA
- a CDS encoding serine/threonine-protein kinase: MTSARATSEPIGALPEGTRFGRYRTVARIGGGGMAEVYLASLVGELGFAQSFVLKRILPELAGDERFVAMLADEARLAAHVRHRSVAQVIELVSTPELAIVMELVEGETLAGLLRATAASGVRLPVHVIAYVVAEIAAGLHAAHTIVDGSGAPLNLVHRDVSPSNVMITLDGSVKLLDFGVAAAEGRLARTRTGELKGKLAYTAPEALDGGRPDARWDVFSLGCVLWEALTGERLFKRESEAATIRAVLDGEIAAPSVLAPDVTPALDRACLAALARDPAARTSSMAELRAQLLPFVTSSSADDAAALLRAHCRARLDAMAALRRGADTSFAPIAAEGESRVRITQSGRARSNRGWWLAALAVVAFAAVGGVLAARATPAAVVPVASTTMAVPPPIVSASPSPERASPSDERESPPPAPVRAIRVSSTPRAEVREGDVVLGRTPLSLDVATPREITLHQPRFRPARVRLSPSSPESVEVTLSRARGGQSRDDYDLWD, from the coding sequence ATGACGTCGGCGCGGGCGACGAGCGAGCCGATCGGGGCGCTGCCCGAAGGCACGCGCTTCGGACGCTATCGCACGGTCGCGCGGATCGGCGGGGGCGGGATGGCGGAGGTCTATCTCGCCAGCCTCGTCGGTGAGCTCGGGTTCGCGCAATCGTTCGTGCTCAAACGAATTCTCCCCGAGCTCGCGGGGGACGAGCGCTTCGTCGCGATGCTCGCCGACGAGGCGCGGCTCGCGGCGCACGTGCGGCATCGAAGCGTCGCGCAGGTGATCGAGCTCGTCTCGACGCCCGAGCTCGCGATCGTGATGGAGCTCGTCGAGGGCGAGACGCTCGCCGGGCTCCTGCGCGCGACCGCCGCCTCCGGCGTGCGGCTGCCGGTTCACGTGATCGCGTACGTCGTCGCGGAGATCGCGGCGGGGCTGCACGCCGCGCACACCATCGTCGACGGGTCCGGCGCGCCGCTGAACCTCGTGCATCGCGACGTGTCGCCGTCGAACGTGATGATCACGCTCGACGGCAGCGTGAAGCTGCTCGACTTCGGCGTCGCGGCCGCGGAAGGACGGCTCGCGCGCACGCGCACCGGCGAGCTGAAGGGCAAGCTCGCGTACACCGCGCCCGAAGCGCTCGACGGCGGTCGGCCCGATGCGCGCTGGGACGTGTTCTCGCTCGGGTGCGTGCTGTGGGAAGCGCTCACGGGCGAACGGCTCTTCAAGCGCGAGTCGGAGGCCGCGACGATCCGCGCGGTGCTCGACGGAGAGATCGCGGCGCCCTCGGTGCTCGCGCCGGACGTCACGCCCGCGCTCGATCGGGCGTGCCTCGCCGCGCTGGCGCGCGATCCCGCGGCGCGCACGTCGAGCATGGCCGAGCTGCGCGCGCAGCTGCTGCCTTTCGTGACGTCGAGCAGCGCCGACGATGCGGCTGCGCTCCTCCGCGCGCACTGCCGCGCGCGCCTGGACGCGATGGCTGCGCTGCGCCGCGGAGCGGACACGTCGTTCGCGCCCATCGCGGCGGAAGGCGAGTCGCGGGTCCGCATCACGCAATCCGGGCGCGCGCGCTCGAACCGCGGGTGGTGGCTCGCGGCGCTCGCGGTGGTCGCGTTCGCGGCCGTCGGCGGCGTGCTCGCGGCGCGCGCGACGCCGGCCGCCGTCGTGCCGGTCGCGAGCACGACCATGGCAGTACCGCCTCCGATCGTGAGCGCCAGTCCGTCGCCCGAGCGTGCCAGTCCGTCCGACGAGCGAGAGAGTCCGCCTCCGGCGCCGGTGCGCGCGATTCGAGTCAGCAGCACGCCACGCGCCGAGGTGCGCGAAGGAGACGTCGTGCTCGGGCGAACGCCGCTCTCGCTCGACGTCGCGACGCCGCGCGAGATCACGCTGCACCAGCCGCGCTTCCGCCCGGCGCGCGTGCGGCTCTCTCCGTCGTCGCCGGAGTCCGTCGAGGTCACGCTCTCGCGTGCTCGTGGTGGTCAATCGCGCGACGACTACGATCTCTGGGACTGA
- a CDS encoding Flp family type IVb pilin: MKTRNVTSRSRSFRSLHKDVEGAGFTEYILIVGLVVIAGIAAWTAFGDQIVAVLESQTEQIGAAGGGGA; the protein is encoded by the coding sequence ATGAAGACCCGCAACGTCACCTCGCGCTCGCGCTCGTTCCGCTCGCTCCACAAGGACGTCGAAGGGGCCGGGTTCACCGAGTACATCCTGATCGTCGGCCTGGTCGTCATCGCCGGCATCGCGGCGTGGACCGCGTTCGGCGATCAGATCGTCGCGGTGCTCGAGTCGCAGACCGAGCAGATCGGCGCGGCGGGCGGCGGAGGCGCGTGA
- a CDS encoding TadE/TadG family type IV pilus assembly protein, with protein sequence MRAYRDEGGAVYAEIAIAILPLFTLVMGVAQLALIAQASLVVRHAAQSAVRSAVVVLDDDESYYGGAPRLMIEDEAAPGALTAVVTAMSGSPGGLPAASRIGTIRTAAFRPLLGIAPGPSQVASGRAARSIRHAIGGASNDRLAFAVIYLDAAAAVTFPETPGSSSLRTSFAPDEPITARVTMAYPCLVPLVAELLCDEYDALDTSDLSYAARPGALSGVLDGNVRYRLIQAEATLTNQGAPYPYP encoded by the coding sequence ATGCGGGCATATCGAGACGAGGGAGGCGCGGTCTACGCCGAGATCGCGATTGCGATTCTGCCGCTCTTCACGCTGGTGATGGGCGTCGCGCAGCTCGCATTGATCGCGCAGGCGTCGCTCGTGGTGCGGCACGCGGCGCAGAGCGCGGTGCGCAGCGCGGTGGTCGTGCTCGACGACGACGAGTCGTATTACGGCGGCGCTCCGCGGTTGATGATCGAAGACGAGGCGGCCCCGGGCGCGCTCACCGCGGTCGTCACCGCGATGTCGGGATCGCCGGGCGGACTGCCCGCCGCGAGCCGCATCGGGACCATTCGCACGGCCGCGTTCCGGCCGCTGCTCGGCATCGCGCCCGGGCCCTCGCAGGTCGCGTCGGGACGCGCGGCGCGCAGCATCCGCCACGCGATCGGCGGCGCCTCGAACGACCGTCTCGCGTTCGCCGTGATCTATCTCGACGCGGCCGCGGCGGTGACCTTCCCCGAGACACCGGGCTCGTCGTCGCTCCGCACCAGCTTCGCGCCGGACGAGCCGATCACCGCGCGCGTGACGATGGCGTATCCGTGCCTCGTGCCGCTGGTCGCGGAGCTGCTCTGCGACGAATACGACGCGCTCGACACCAGCGATCTCTCGTACGCCGCCCGCCCCGGCGCGCTCTCGGGCGTGCTCGACGGGAACGTTCGATATCGACTGATCCAGGCCGAGGCGACGCTCACGAACCAGGGCGCGCCGTACCCGTACCCCTGA
- a CDS encoding dihydrolipoamide acetyltransferase family protein, whose product MARFEFKLPDIGEGVAEGEIVAWHVNVGDQVKEDQAMVEVMTDKATVTIGAPKKGTILETCATVGQVMPVGGLLVVIETEGAAVVAPAKPAPAQPPVAAKPAPAPVAPKAAPAPAAATAAAMQGTVASAKSEPAATAVGDIKDTLPGAGFFDKIATPSKSANGANGHAHAVVSERPLATPATRQLARELEVDLRFVTGTGPGGRITNEDVRGFAGGAPTRAIEAPSTPPPAAPVASAKGRAPIAITPPAGTEKALEERKPFVGMRRKIAERMQTSKNTAAHFTFVEECDVAKIKELRARLKPAAEKAGVKLTFLPFIVKAVVAALKKHPVLNSALDESTNELVYRKYFHIGIAASTDQGLMVPVVKDADRKSILEIAAEIDRLGAAAKSGSIQSADLQGSTFTITSLGTQGGLFATPVLNFPEVGILGVHQIKQKPVVRDDQIVIGEIMLLSLSFDHRIVDGHVGAAFAYDIIGYLEDPDRLFLEMA is encoded by the coding sequence ATGGCTCGCTTCGAGTTCAAGCTTCCCGACATCGGTGAAGGCGTCGCCGAGGGCGAGATCGTCGCCTGGCACGTCAACGTCGGCGATCAGGTCAAGGAAGACCAGGCGATGGTCGAGGTGATGACCGACAAGGCGACGGTCACCATCGGCGCGCCGAAGAAGGGCACGATCCTCGAGACGTGCGCGACCGTCGGGCAGGTGATGCCGGTCGGCGGGCTGCTCGTCGTGATCGAGACCGAGGGCGCAGCCGTGGTCGCGCCCGCGAAGCCCGCGCCCGCGCAGCCTCCCGTGGCCGCGAAGCCCGCGCCCGCGCCGGTCGCGCCGAAGGCCGCGCCTGCGCCCGCGGCGGCGACCGCGGCGGCGATGCAGGGCACGGTCGCGAGCGCGAAGAGCGAGCCCGCCGCGACGGCCGTCGGCGACATCAAGGACACGCTTCCTGGCGCTGGCTTCTTCGACAAGATCGCGACTCCGTCGAAGAGCGCGAACGGCGCGAACGGACACGCGCACGCGGTCGTCAGCGAGCGCCCGCTCGCGACGCCGGCGACGCGTCAGCTCGCGCGCGAGCTCGAGGTCGACCTGCGCTTCGTCACCGGCACCGGCCCCGGTGGGCGCATCACCAACGAAGACGTGCGCGGCTTCGCGGGCGGCGCGCCGACGCGTGCGATCGAGGCTCCTTCGACGCCGCCGCCCGCTGCGCCCGTCGCGAGCGCGAAGGGACGCGCGCCGATCGCGATCACGCCGCCCGCGGGCACCGAGAAGGCGCTCGAGGAGCGCAAGCCGTTCGTCGGGATGCGCCGGAAGATCGCGGAGCGCATGCAGACGTCGAAGAACACCGCGGCGCACTTCACGTTCGTCGAGGAGTGCGACGTCGCGAAGATCAAGGAGCTGCGCGCGCGCCTCAAGCCCGCGGCCGAGAAGGCGGGCGTGAAGCTCACGTTCCTGCCCTTCATCGTGAAGGCGGTCGTGGCCGCGCTGAAGAAGCACCCCGTGCTCAACAGCGCGCTCGACGAGAGCACGAACGAGCTCGTCTACCGCAAGTACTTCCACATCGGCATCGCGGCCTCGACCGATCAGGGCCTGATGGTGCCGGTCGTGAAGGACGCGGACCGCAAGTCGATCCTCGAGATCGCGGCGGAGATCGATCGGCTCGGCGCGGCGGCGAAGAGCGGCTCGATCCAGAGCGCGGACCTGCAGGGCTCGACGTTCACCATCACGTCGCTCGGCACGCAGGGCGGGCTCTTCGCGACGCCGGTGCTCAACTTCCCCGAGGTCGGCATCCTCGGCGTGCACCAGATCAAGCAGAAGCCGGTGGTGCGCGACGACCAGATCGTGATCGGCGAGATCATGCTGCTCTCGCTCTCGTTCGATCACCGCATCGTCGACGGCCACGTCGGCGCGGCGTTCGCGTACGACATCATCGGTTACCTCGAAGACCCCGACCGCCTCTTCCTCGAGATGGCCTGA